A DNA window from Sphingomonas profundi contains the following coding sequences:
- the argJ gene encoding bifunctional glutamate N-acetyltransferase/amino-acid acetyltransferase ArgJ: MSTRSPLAPAGFPALPAIRGVRLAVARARYKAWDRCDLTFVTLDEGTAVAGVTTQSRCPSPEVEWCRAALTLGRARALVVNAGNSNAFTGHRGRAAVEAIAARVAGGIGCQPSDVFVASTGVIGVPLPIDRAEAGIDAALAAPEATWEEAAATIMTTDTFPKAAVARASLGGTTASVVGIVKGSGMIAPDMATMLGFVFTDAAIDPAFLQTMLAEANRRSFSCITVDSDTSTSDTVLAFATGRAGNAPLASFDDAGADAFQAALTDVCTQLAQQVVRDGEGATKFVTVTVTGATADASAHRIALSIANSPLVKTAIAGEDANWGRVVMAVGKAGEPAERDRLGIMFGATQVARDGLAVEGYDEAPVAAHLKGSEIDIGVDLGLGEGRATVWTCDLTHGYISINADYRS, encoded by the coding sequence ATGTCCACCCGTTCGCCGCTCGCCCCCGCCGGCTTTCCCGCGCTGCCCGCGATCCGCGGCGTGCGCCTGGCGGTCGCCCGAGCGCGCTACAAGGCGTGGGATCGGTGCGACCTCACCTTCGTCACGCTGGACGAGGGCACCGCCGTCGCCGGCGTCACGACGCAGAGCCGATGCCCCTCGCCGGAGGTAGAGTGGTGCCGCGCCGCGCTCACCCTCGGCCGGGCGCGGGCGCTGGTGGTGAATGCCGGCAATTCGAACGCCTTCACCGGCCATCGCGGTCGCGCCGCGGTGGAGGCGATCGCCGCCAGGGTGGCGGGCGGCATCGGCTGCCAGCCCTCCGACGTGTTCGTCGCCTCCACCGGCGTGATCGGCGTGCCGCTGCCGATCGACCGGGCCGAGGCGGGGATCGACGCCGCGCTGGCCGCGCCGGAGGCAACGTGGGAGGAGGCCGCCGCCACGATCATGACGACGGACACCTTCCCCAAGGCCGCGGTCGCCCGCGCCAGCCTCGGCGGCACCACGGCGAGCGTCGTTGGCATCGTCAAGGGATCGGGCATGATCGCGCCGGACATGGCGACGATGCTGGGCTTCGTCTTCACCGATGCCGCGATCGATCCCGCCTTCCTCCAGACGATGCTGGCCGAGGCGAACCGCCGCAGCTTCTCCTGCATCACCGTGGACAGCGACACCTCCACCAGCGACACCGTGCTGGCCTTCGCCACCGGCCGCGCCGGCAATGCCCCGCTCGCCTCGTTCGACGATGCCGGCGCCGACGCCTTCCAGGCCGCGCTGACCGATGTGTGCACCCAGCTGGCGCAGCAGGTGGTGCGCGATGGCGAAGGCGCGACGAAGTTCGTCACCGTCACCGTCACGGGCGCCACCGCCGATGCCAGCGCCCACCGCATCGCCCTCTCGATCGCCAACTCGCCTTTGGTGAAGACAGCGATCGCCGGCGAGGACGCGAACTGGGGCCGGGTGGTGATGGCCGTGGGCAAGGCGGGCGAGCCGGCCGAGCGCGACCGCCTCGGCATAATGTTCGGCGCGACGCAGGTGGCGCGCGACGGCCTGGCGGTAGAGGGCTATGACGAAGCGCCCGTCGCCGCGCACCTGAAGGGCAGCGAGATCGACATCGGCGTCGACCTCGGCCTGGGCGAGGGCCGCGCCACCGTGTGGACGTGCGACCTGACCCACGGCTACATCTCGATCAACGCGGATTATCGCAGCTGA
- a CDS encoding energy transducer TonB yields MTMPFSRRPLPMAAILVAALSLSVPAHAKDRSAAAVAQASETWITADDYPAAALKADAEGVVAVKWDISILGRAENCAVTASSGSPDLDEATCRLIVERARYTPALDRKGRPARAAAARRVRWQIPVAQPDTVVPYVLKPF; encoded by the coding sequence ATGACGATGCCTTTCTCGCGCCGCCCGCTGCCGATGGCGGCCATCCTTGTCGCCGCGCTCTCGCTGTCCGTGCCGGCTCACGCGAAGGACCGCTCCGCTGCGGCGGTGGCGCAGGCGTCCGAGACGTGGATCACCGCGGACGACTATCCGGCCGCCGCGCTCAAGGCCGACGCCGAAGGCGTGGTGGCGGTGAAGTGGGACATCAGCATCCTCGGCCGGGCCGAGAATTGCGCCGTCACCGCCTCCAGCGGATCGCCCGATCTGGACGAAGCGACGTGCCGGCTGATCGTCGAGCGCGCTCGCTACACGCCGGCGCTCGACAGGAAAGGCAGGCCGGCGCGCGCCGCCGCCGCCCGGCGGGTACGCTGGCAGATCCCGGTGGCACAGCCGGACACGGTGGTGCCCTACGTGTTGAAGCCGTTCTGA
- a CDS encoding energy transducer TonB has product MRIPAFILWLAGAAPLAAAAATYGPAAPAPRDRPVVLNWLKQSDYPPESLAAREQGEVTAAFDVTETGAVENCRVIRSSGYLRLDDATCPLIEERARYRPASDATGRPIRSSDVRAFRWIAGEGRAELRATVTPPN; this is encoded by the coding sequence ATGCGGATCCCGGCTTTCATCCTTTGGCTGGCAGGCGCCGCGCCGCTCGCCGCCGCCGCCGCCACCTACGGCCCCGCCGCGCCCGCGCCGCGCGACCGGCCGGTGGTGCTGAACTGGCTGAAGCAGAGCGACTATCCGCCGGAGTCGCTCGCCGCGCGCGAGCAGGGCGAGGTGACGGCGGCGTTCGACGTGACCGAGACCGGCGCGGTCGAGAATTGCCGCGTGATCCGGTCGAGCGGCTATCTGCGGCTGGACGACGCCACCTGCCCGCTGATCGAGGAGCGGGCGCGCTACCGCCCCGCGTCCGACGCCACCGGCAGGCCGATCCGATCCAGCGACGTGCGCGCCTTCCGCTGGATCGCCGGGGAGGGGCGGGCGGAACTGCGCGCCACCGTCACGCCGCCGAATTGA
- the trxA gene encoding thioredoxin TrxA — MATKKITDNSFKDDVLDAGGPVLVDFWAEWCGPCKMIGPSLEELSDELGGKVTIAKLNIDENPDAPAQYGVRGIPTMILFKGGVPAATKVGAAPKSQLKGWIEGAL; from the coding sequence ATGGCGACCAAGAAGATCACCGACAATTCGTTCAAGGACGACGTGCTGGATGCCGGCGGCCCGGTGCTCGTGGATTTCTGGGCGGAATGGTGCGGGCCGTGCAAGATGATCGGGCCATCGCTGGAGGAGCTCTCGGACGAGCTGGGCGGGAAGGTGACGATCGCCAAGCTGAACATCGACGAGAATCCGGACGCGCCGGCGCAATATGGCGTGCGCGGCATCCCGACGATGATCCTGTTCAAGGGCGGCGTGCCGGCCGCCACCAAGGTGGGCGCGGCGCCCAAGAGCCAGCTGAAGGGCTGGATCGAGGGCGCGCTCTGA
- a CDS encoding virulence factor, giving the protein MYAIVFDLDTATLEQTYPNQSWRNAYADIRRTLETKGFDWQQGSTYFGNERVTAVDCVLAVQELKRAYNWFVPSVRDIRMLRIEENNDLSPALA; this is encoded by the coding sequence ATGTACGCGATCGTCTTCGATCTAGACACGGCGACGCTTGAGCAGACTTACCCGAATCAGTCTTGGCGAAACGCATATGCCGACATTCGCCGGACCCTGGAGACCAAGGGTTTCGATTGGCAGCAGGGTTCGACCTATTTCGGCAACGAACGGGTAACGGCCGTCGATTGCGTCCTTGCCGTTCAGGAATTGAAAAGAGCCTATAACTGGTTCGTGCCATCCGTTCGAGACATCCGCATGTTGCGGATCGAAGAAAATAACGACCTGTCTCCAGCGCTAGCCTGA
- the secA gene encoding preprotein translocase subunit SecA: MLGAVAKALFGSSNDRYVKSLRGIVERINALEPQMQALDEAALRDQTVVLRARLANGETTDDILPEAFATVRETARRVLGQRHYDVQMIGGIVLHRGEIAEMRTGEGKTLVATLATYLSALTGNGVHVITVNDYLASRDAEWMGQVYRFLGLTVGVIVPNLSDQQRRDAYAADITYGTNNEFGFDYLRDNMKYERALMVQRPFAHAIVDEVDSILIDEARTPLIISGPTDDKSELYKAVDAIVKQIDQQDYELDEKQKSVILTEDGTERMERMLEAAGLLEGANLYDFENTQVVHHLNQALRANVVFKRDIDYIEKDGKIVIIDEFTGRMMDGRRWSDGLHQAVEAKEGVQIEPENQTLASITFQNYFRMYPKLSGMTGTAATEAPEFYQIYKMNVVTIPTNVAVRRIDEDDEFYKNMADKFAAIAAAIREKSALGQPVLVGTVSIEKSELLSEFLNRDGVAHKVLNARFHEQEAHIVAQAGRLKAVTIATNMAGRGTDIQLGGNLEFRMLDEHPELVEGTPEYDAAATRIRAEIATEKAAVLDAGGLFVLGTERHESRRIDNQLRGRSGRQGDPGLSRFYLSLDDDLLRIFGPQTMFAKMMNKNLADGEAIVSPWISKAIETAQRKVEARNYDIRKQVVEYDDVMNDQRKVVYEQRSDIMDAEAVDDVVADMRSESVNGLVGLACPPNSYPEQWDVDLLRERSQELLGLDLPVDEWVAEEGIDPELLLERFQEASAAGIEAKAAQLPVETWRGVEKSVLLQSLDHHWKEHLATLDALRQVIHLRAYAQKTPINEYKQEAFALFERMLTSIREDVTRVLSHAQFMDAPPEMPEMPDFVTSHYDPLTGEDDTWDRDAAALGLVTTRIAPMQIGQPDMPETLDDPDEWRGRVSRNAPCPCGSGNKFKHCHGRIA; this comes from the coding sequence ATGCTCGGCGCCGTCGCCAAGGCCCTCTTCGGATCGTCGAACGATCGCTACGTCAAGTCGCTGCGCGGTATCGTCGAGCGGATCAACGCGCTGGAGCCGCAGATGCAGGCGCTGGACGAGGCGGCGCTGCGCGACCAGACGGTGGTGCTGAGGGCGCGGCTGGCGAACGGCGAGACGACCGACGACATCCTGCCGGAAGCCTTCGCGACGGTGCGCGAGACGGCGCGGCGCGTGCTGGGCCAGCGCCACTACGACGTGCAGATGATCGGCGGCATCGTGCTCCATCGCGGCGAGATCGCGGAGATGCGGACCGGCGAGGGCAAGACGCTGGTGGCGACGCTCGCCACCTATCTCTCCGCGCTCACCGGCAACGGCGTGCACGTCATCACTGTGAACGACTATCTGGCCAGCCGCGATGCCGAGTGGATGGGGCAGGTGTACCGCTTCCTGGGGCTCACCGTTGGCGTGATCGTGCCCAACCTGAGCGACCAGCAGCGGCGTGACGCCTATGCCGCCGACATCACCTACGGCACGAACAACGAGTTCGGCTTCGACTATCTGCGCGACAACATGAAGTATGAGCGCGCGCTGATGGTGCAGCGCCCCTTCGCCCACGCCATCGTCGACGAGGTCGATTCGATCCTGATCGACGAGGCGCGCACGCCGCTGATCATCTCCGGCCCGACCGACGACAAGAGCGAACTCTACAAGGCCGTCGACGCGATCGTAAAGCAGATCGACCAGCAGGATTACGAGCTGGACGAGAAGCAGAAATCCGTGATCCTCACCGAGGACGGCACCGAGCGGATGGAGCGGATGCTGGAGGCGGCCGGCCTGCTGGAAGGCGCCAACCTCTACGATTTCGAGAATACCCAGGTCGTCCACCACCTGAACCAGGCGCTGCGCGCCAACGTGGTGTTCAAGCGCGACATCGATTATATCGAGAAGGACGGCAAGATCGTCATCATCGACGAGTTCACCGGCCGCATGATGGACGGGCGCCGCTGGTCCGACGGGCTGCACCAGGCGGTGGAGGCCAAGGAGGGCGTGCAGATCGAGCCGGAGAACCAGACGCTCGCCTCGATCACCTTCCAGAATTATTTCCGCATGTACCCCAAGCTCTCGGGCATGACCGGCACCGCCGCCACCGAGGCGCCGGAATTCTACCAGATCTACAAGATGAACGTCGTCACCATCCCGACGAACGTCGCCGTGCGCCGGATCGACGAGGATGACGAGTTCTACAAGAACATGGCGGACAAGTTCGCCGCGATCGCCGCCGCCATCCGCGAGAAATCGGCGCTCGGCCAGCCGGTGCTGGTCGGCACCGTATCGATCGAGAAGTCCGAACTGCTGAGCGAGTTCCTCAATCGCGACGGTGTGGCGCACAAGGTGCTGAACGCGCGCTTCCACGAGCAGGAGGCGCATATCGTCGCCCAGGCCGGGCGGCTGAAGGCGGTGACGATCGCCACGAACATGGCCGGACGCGGCACCGACATCCAGCTGGGTGGCAACCTGGAGTTCCGCATGCTGGACGAGCATCCCGAGCTGGTCGAGGGCACGCCCGAATATGACGCGGCGGCCACGCGCATCCGCGCCGAGATCGCGACCGAGAAGGCGGCCGTGCTGGATGCCGGCGGCCTCTTCGTGCTCGGCACCGAGCGGCACGAGAGCCGCCGCATCGACAACCAGCTGCGCGGCCGCTCCGGCCGGCAGGGCGATCCGGGGCTCAGCCGCTTCTATCTGAGCCTCGACGACGACCTGCTGCGCATCTTCGGCCCGCAGACGATGTTCGCCAAGATGATGAACAAGAATCTGGCGGACGGCGAGGCGATCGTCTCCCCCTGGATCTCCAAGGCGATCGAGACGGCGCAGCGCAAGGTGGAGGCGCGAAACTACGACATCCGCAAGCAGGTCGTCGAATATGACGACGTGATGAACGACCAGCGCAAGGTCGTGTACGAGCAGCGATCCGACATCATGGACGCCGAGGCGGTGGACGACGTGGTGGCGGACATGCGCAGCGAGTCGGTGAACGGCCTGGTCGGCCTGGCGTGCCCGCCGAACAGCTACCCCGAGCAGTGGGATGTGGACCTGCTGCGGGAACGCTCGCAGGAGCTTCTGGGCCTCGATCTGCCGGTCGACGAGTGGGTAGCGGAGGAGGGAATCGATCCCGAGCTGCTGCTCGAACGCTTTCAGGAGGCGTCGGCCGCCGGCATCGAGGCGAAGGCCGCGCAGCTGCCGGTGGAGACGTGGCGCGGCGTGGAGAAAAGCGTGCTGCTCCAGTCGCTCGATCATCACTGGAAGGAGCATCTGGCGACCCTGGACGCGCTGCGCCAAGTCATCCACCTGCGCGCCTATGCGCAGAAGACGCCGATCAACGAATATAAGCAGGAAGCCTTCGCGCTGTTCGAGCGGATGCTGACGTCGATCCGCGAGGATGTGACCCGGGTGCTGAGCCACGCGCAGTTCATGGATGCGCCGCCCGAAATGCCGGAGATGCCGGACTTCGTCACCAGCCACTACGATCCACTGACCGGCGAGGACGATACGTGGGATCGCGATGCGGCGGCGCTGGGGCTGGTGACGACGCGGATCGCGCCGATGCAGATCGGCCAGCCCGACATGCCCGAGACGCTTGACGATCCCGACGAGTGGCGCGGCCGGGTGAGCCGCAACGCACCGTGCCCGTGCGGTTCCGGCAACAAGTTCAAGCACTGTCACGGCCGCATCGCGTAA
- a CDS encoding inositol monophosphatase family protein has product MHALHESVSALMRTVAADVVLPRFRNLAAGDVSEKTPGDPVTIADRESEVRLHAGLAALLPDARIVGEEATAADATLLDRIDEGAVWIIDPIDGTFNFAAGRPPFAIMVALLRDGAREAGWILDPLSGRMCHAARGLGAWIDGDRVSARGSGGARLVAGISTLFMPPARGAEIEARAAGRIDLAPIPRCAGEQYPRIVLGENDLAMFERTLPWDHAAGALFVEESGGTVRRLDGTAYHVGDGRTGLMAAASPRIWDEAAAILL; this is encoded by the coding sequence ATGCACGCGCTGCACGAGAGCGTCTCGGCGCTGATGCGCACGGTGGCGGCCGACGTGGTGCTGCCGCGCTTCCGCAACCTGGCGGCGGGCGACGTGTCGGAGAAGACGCCCGGCGATCCGGTGACGATCGCCGATCGCGAGAGCGAGGTGCGGCTCCACGCCGGCCTGGCGGCGCTGCTGCCGGACGCGCGCATCGTTGGCGAGGAGGCGACGGCGGCGGACGCCACGCTGCTCGACCGGATCGACGAGGGCGCCGTCTGGATCATCGATCCGATCGACGGCACGTTCAACTTTGCCGCCGGCCGGCCGCCGTTCGCGATCATGGTGGCGCTGCTGCGGGACGGCGCGCGCGAGGCCGGCTGGATCCTCGATCCGCTGAGCGGGCGCATGTGCCACGCGGCCCGTGGGCTGGGCGCCTGGATCGACGGTGATCGCGTCTCGGCGCGCGGCAGCGGCGGCGCGCGGCTGGTCGCCGGCATCAGCACGCTGTTCATGCCGCCGGCGCGCGGCGCCGAGATAGAGGCGCGCGCCGCCGGCCGGATCGATCTCGCGCCGATCCCGCGCTGCGCCGGCGAGCAATATCCGCGCATCGTCCTCGGCGAGAACGATCTCGCCATGTTCGAGCGCACGCTGCCATGGGATCACGCGGCGGGCGCCCTGTTCGTCGAGGAGTCCGGCGGCACCGTCCGCCGCCTGGACGGCACGGCATATCATGTCGGCGATGGCCGCACCGGCCTGATGGCCGCCGCCTCCCCCCGCATCTGGGACGAGGCGGCGGCGATCCTGCTCTGA
- the addA gene encoding double-strand break repair helicase AddA, with protein sequence MSRHAPFIPLKGEQLLASDPAELVWLSASAGTGKTHVLSARVLRLLLHGTAPEAILCLTFTKAGAAEMAERVHRRLAAWVRMKPNDLAKELFALGEPHDDDAVADARTLFARVLDAPGGGLRIQTIHSFCQTLLGGFPSEAGLTPGFRPLDPREGAALARRTLAALVAEAEAGGRLGLIDDLQTLSRRLGEAAAEAYLQRCARAPEAMAALGQGIAAKVRRALDVPSGDVEAMIAAACGDDAAEADGIAPFALASLRAVAAANAAWGTATGLAAADRAAAFLAAGGQERAALLDEIAALVLTKDGSPRKASPKLLAAAADYADHAGRLGDACAALSGLRRRAALADLIAAGLRAGQAYAQAFEAAKRAAGMLDFDDLIRLAERLLLMEGIGDWVRYKLDQATDHILVDEAQDTNGRQWTIVAALAAEFFAGDGARGGRPRTIFTVGDFKQAIYGFQGTDPAAFRAAGLHFAERARGVDRELLSLSLDRSFRSSPPVLEVVDRLLDELGPERLGLDATANPHVSAKAHLPGVVTLWRPVAAGAQAGDDEDAEGEEGWIDDATRAFAGRLARQIRAWLDDPFRIAGKGRDLRPEDILILVRSRGALASLIVARLHAEGVPVAGVDRLRLTAPLAVRDLLAAIRFALQPADDLSLASLLVSPLFGVSQDDLYRIGFGRPGTLWDALRAAEGFAAARAGLGAILAQADLTTPYRFLETILSGPLQGRARLLARLGSEARDPIEELVNAALAFEAADTPSLQRFLDWFDRGEVDITRDPSAPLDAVRVMTVHGAKGLQAPLVILADATADPEAGRLTDLDWTLDPELPVLPVIRPRKEELAGTLADDLARIERREREEHWRLLYVAATRAEERLVIGGALGPRAKGEPPAESWYRAIEDALSGLGAEWEADADWGEARHHRGGPATTARTARPRTAVAEPAAPDWLRRDPPKEERPPRPLAPSAIGRDLVADPPPGAAMRAAADRGRLLHALFERLPAIAAADRADAAGRWLERSAGIADVNVREGLVADACAIIADPRFADLFGPESLAEAPIAAVVAGDVIAGTVDRLLVTADRVRVIDFKTGRRVPAGLAAVPGHHVEQMAAYVAALEQVFPGRAVEAALLYTAGPILIDLPAALLGSHKPGLTGTQQILPLDGGAAG encoded by the coding sequence ATGTCTAGGCACGCGCCGTTCATCCCGCTGAAGGGGGAGCAGCTGCTCGCCTCCGACCCGGCCGAGCTCGTCTGGCTCTCCGCTTCCGCCGGCACGGGCAAGACGCACGTGCTGAGCGCGCGCGTGCTGCGGCTGCTGCTGCACGGCACCGCGCCGGAGGCGATCCTGTGCCTCACCTTCACCAAGGCGGGCGCCGCCGAGATGGCGGAGCGCGTGCACCGGCGGCTGGCCGCGTGGGTGCGGATGAAACCGAACGACCTCGCCAAGGAGCTGTTCGCGCTTGGCGAACCGCACGATGACGACGCGGTGGCGGATGCGCGGACATTGTTCGCGCGGGTGCTGGATGCGCCGGGCGGCGGCCTGCGTATCCAGACGATCCACAGCTTCTGCCAGACCCTGCTCGGCGGCTTTCCCAGCGAGGCGGGGCTGACCCCCGGCTTTCGCCCGCTGGACCCGCGCGAGGGCGCGGCGCTCGCCCGGCGCACGCTGGCCGCCCTGGTGGCGGAGGCGGAGGCCGGCGGGAGGCTGGGCCTGATCGACGACCTCCAGACCTTGAGCCGGCGGCTGGGCGAGGCGGCGGCGGAGGCCTATCTCCAGCGCTGCGCCCGCGCGCCCGAGGCGATGGCGGCGCTGGGGCAGGGGATCGCCGCCAAGGTACGCCGCGCGCTGGACGTACCCTCCGGCGACGTGGAGGCGATGATCGCCGCCGCCTGCGGCGACGACGCCGCCGAGGCCGACGGGATCGCCCCGTTCGCGCTCGCCTCACTGCGGGCGGTGGCGGCCGCCAACGCCGCCTGGGGCACCGCCACGGGCCTCGCCGCCGCCGATCGCGCCGCCGCCTTCCTGGCGGCCGGCGGGCAGGAGCGTGCCGCCCTGCTGGACGAGATCGCCGCGCTGGTGCTGACGAAGGACGGCAGCCCGCGCAAGGCATCGCCCAAGCTGCTGGCCGCCGCCGCCGACTATGCCGATCACGCGGGCCGCCTGGGTGATGCGTGCGCCGCCCTCTCCGGCCTGCGGCGACGCGCGGCGCTGGCCGATCTGATCGCCGCCGGCCTGCGCGCCGGGCAGGCCTATGCCCAGGCGTTCGAGGCGGCGAAGCGGGCGGCCGGGATGCTCGACTTCGACGATCTGATCCGGCTGGCGGAGCGCCTGCTGCTGATGGAGGGCATCGGCGACTGGGTGCGCTACAAGCTGGATCAGGCGACCGATCACATCCTGGTCGACGAGGCGCAGGACACCAACGGCCGGCAGTGGACGATCGTCGCCGCGCTGGCCGCCGAGTTCTTCGCCGGGGACGGCGCGCGCGGCGGCCGGCCGCGGACGATCTTCACCGTCGGCGATTTCAAGCAGGCGATCTACGGCTTCCAGGGCACCGATCCGGCCGCCTTCCGGGCCGCCGGCCTGCACTTCGCCGAGCGGGCGCGGGGCGTGGACCGCGAATTGCTGTCGCTGTCGCTCGATCGCTCGTTCCGCTCGTCCCCGCCGGTGCTGGAGGTGGTCGACCGGCTGCTCGACGAGCTTGGGCCGGAACGGCTGGGGCTGGACGCGACGGCGAACCCGCATGTGAGCGCCAAGGCGCACCTGCCCGGCGTCGTCACGCTGTGGCGGCCGGTGGCGGCGGGCGCGCAGGCCGGCGACGACGAGGATGCGGAGGGCGAGGAGGGCTGGATCGACGATGCCACCCGCGCCTTCGCCGGCCGGCTGGCGCGGCAGATCCGCGCGTGGCTGGACGATCCGTTCCGCATCGCCGGCAAGGGCCGCGACCTGCGGCCGGAGGACATACTGATCCTCGTCCGCAGCCGCGGCGCGCTCGCCTCGCTGATCGTGGCGCGGCTGCATGCGGAGGGCGTGCCGGTGGCCGGCGTCGACCGGCTGCGGCTGACGGCGCCGCTGGCGGTGCGCGATCTGCTGGCGGCGATCCGCTTCGCCCTGCAGCCGGCCGACGATCTCAGCCTCGCCAGCCTGCTCGTCTCGCCGCTGTTCGGCGTGTCGCAGGACGATCTCTACCGCATCGGCTTCGGCCGGCCCGGCACGCTGTGGGATGCGCTGCGCGCGGCCGAGGGCTTCGCGGCGGCGCGCGCCGGGCTGGGCGCGATCCTGGCGCAGGCGGACCTGACGACGCCCTACCGCTTCCTTGAGACGATCCTCTCCGGCCCGTTGCAGGGCCGCGCCCGCCTGCTCGCGCGGCTGGGGTCGGAGGCGCGCGACCCGATCGAGGAACTGGTGAACGCCGCGCTCGCCTTCGAGGCGGCGGACACGCCCTCGCTCCAGCGTTTCCTCGACTGGTTCGATCGCGGCGAGGTGGACATCACGCGCGATCCTTCCGCGCCGCTGGACGCGGTGCGGGTGATGACGGTGCACGGCGCCAAGGGATTGCAGGCGCCGCTCGTGATCCTGGCCGACGCCACCGCCGATCCGGAGGCGGGGCGGCTGACCGATCTCGACTGGACGCTCGACCCCGAACTGCCGGTGCTGCCGGTGATCCGCCCGCGCAAGGAGGAGCTGGCCGGCACGCTGGCGGACGATCTGGCGCGGATCGAGCGGCGCGAGCGGGAGGAGCATTGGCGCCTGCTGTACGTCGCCGCGACGCGGGCGGAGGAGCGGCTGGTGATCGGCGGCGCGCTCGGCCCGCGCGCGAAGGGCGAGCCGCCGGCCGAGAGCTGGTATCGCGCGATCGAGGATGCGCTCTCCGGCCTGGGTGCGGAGTGGGAGGCGGATGCGGACTGGGGCGAGGCGCGCCACCATCGCGGCGGCCCGGCCACGACCGCGCGCACCGCCCGGCCGCGCACCGCCGTGGCCGAGCCGGCCGCGCCCGACTGGCTCAGGCGCGATCCGCCGAAGGAGGAACGGCCGCCGCGCCCGCTGGCGCCCTCCGCGATCGGGCGCGATCTCGTCGCCGATCCGCCGCCCGGCGCGGCGATGCGGGCGGCGGCCGATCGCGGGCGCCTGCTGCACGCCTTGTTCGAGCGGCTGCCGGCGATCGCCGCGGCCGATCGCGCAGACGCGGCGGGGCGGTGGCTGGAACGATCGGCCGGGATCGCCGACGTGAACGTGCGCGAGGGGCTGGTGGCCGATGCGTGCGCGATCATCGCCGATCCGCGCTTCGCCGATCTGTTCGGTCCGGAGTCGCTGGCGGAGGCGCCGATCGCCGCGGTGGTGGCCGGCGACGTGATCGCCGGCACGGTCGACCGGCTGCTGGTGACGGCGGACCGCGTGCGGGTGATCGACTTCAAGACCGGGCGGCGGGTGCCGGCCGGGCTTGCGGCGGTGCCCGGCCACCATGTCGAGCAGATGGCCGCCTATGTGGCGGCGCTGGAGCAGGTGTTTCCCGGCCGCGCGGTGGAGGCGGCGCTGCTCTACACGGCCGGCCCGATCCTGATCGATCTGCCGGCGGCGCTGCTGGGATCGCACAAGCCGGGCTTGACAGGCACGCAGCAAATCCTGCCTCTCGATGGTGGAGCGGCGGGTTGA